In Aciduliprofundum sp. MAR08-339, a single window of DNA contains:
- a CDS encoding DEAD/DEAH box helicase, which yields MITAQKELKLKLKRTWTTFFGRFGKLLPIQEKAIPLILKRKNAIIVSSTASGKTEAVVAPLIERLLNENWKGLSILYVCPTRALVNDMYYRLKEQLEELNVSLSLKTGDKPQFNPDKLPDFLITTPESLDSLICRYPSSFKNLKAVILDEIHLIDNTYRGDQLRLLLRRLEYIAETDFNMYALSATIADPESVGSRYLKDFEVIIASAKREIKYTLVKSLREVFDYAREEKLKKLLIFCNKRANVENVAKECKRLWGNDIVVVHHGSLSKQIRKEAESFMKETQYGVCVATMTLEVGIDIGDIDAIVLAEIPWSISSLLQRIGRGNRRTQKCRVFAIFSSEEERAMFERMFKVAIEGLVEPVEYSPDLSVVVQQIFSSLYANPSGLESDYFIELFNGFCSEGDLKDILSHLETKGWIEKRYDKWYATTKLMDWGERGKIHSNIPSTKTLKVVDVSSKQIVGEVQYPIDDIFVLAGKVWKVVHVSGDKIYVKSEKSKALPAKFKSHNAKGYFYYFLPKNIRDKMGGIK from the coding sequence ATGATAACTGCTCAAAAAGAATTAAAGTTGAAATTAAAACGAACATGGACGACTTTCTTTGGTAGATTCGGAAAATTACTTCCTATCCAAGAAAAAGCAATCCCTCTGATTTTAAAAAGAAAAAATGCCATCATAGTATCCTCTACAGCAAGTGGAAAAACAGAAGCCGTTGTAGCACCATTAATCGAGAGATTGCTTAATGAAAACTGGAAAGGTTTGTCAATACTTTATGTTTGTCCTACCAGAGCATTAGTAAATGATATGTATTATCGACTGAAAGAGCAATTGGAGGAACTTAATGTCTCGCTATCATTAAAAACTGGCGACAAGCCACAGTTTAATCCAGATAAACTTCCAGATTTTTTGATAACTACTCCCGAATCCTTGGACTCTTTAATATGCAGATATCCTTCAAGTTTTAAGAATTTAAAAGCAGTAATATTAGATGAGATACACCTCATTGATAATACCTATAGAGGTGACCAGCTAAGATTACTTTTAAGGAGATTAGAATATATCGCAGAGACAGATTTTAACATGTATGCACTATCTGCCACAATTGCCGACCCTGAAAGCGTGGGTAGCAGGTATTTAAAAGACTTTGAAGTTATTATAGCCTCCGCTAAACGAGAAATTAAATATACTCTTGTAAAATCACTCAGAGAAGTTTTTGATTACGCGAGAGAAGAGAAATTAAAGAAGTTATTAATTTTCTGCAATAAGAGGGCTAATGTAGAGAATGTTGCAAAAGAATGTAAAAGATTATGGGGTAACGATATAGTCGTTGTTCATCATGGAAGTTTAAGCAAGCAAATTCGGAAGGAAGCAGAGAGTTTTATGAAAGAGACCCAATATGGAGTTTGCGTCGCTACCATGACACTTGAAGTTGGTATTGACATCGGAGACATAGATGCTATTGTGCTTGCTGAGATCCCTTGGAGTATCTCATCGTTGCTTCAGCGGATTGGAAGGGGCAATCGTCGTACACAGAAATGTAGGGTTTTTGCTATATTTAGTTCTGAAGAGGAGAGAGCAATGTTTGAGAGGATGTTTAAGGTAGCAATTGAAGGGTTGGTGGAACCAGTAGAATATTCACCCGATTTATCTGTAGTTGTCCAACAAATATTCTCATCTCTTTATGCAAATCCAAGCGGATTAGAAAGCGATTATTTTATTGAACTTTTTAACGGATTTTGTTCAGAAGGTGATCTAAAAGACATATTGAGTCATTTAGAAACAAAAGGATGGATAGAGAAAAGATATGATAAGTGGTATGCAACAACTAAACTGATGGATTGGGGCGAAAGGGGTAAAATTCACTCAAATATTCCATCTACCAAAACATTAAAAGTTGTCGATGTTAGCTCTAAGCAAATCGTTGGTGAAGTACAATATCCTATTGATGATATTTTCGTGCTTGCTGGGAAAGTTTGGAAGGTTGTTCACGTATCAGGTGATAAGATTTACGTAAAATCTGAAAAATCTAAAGCACTTCCAGCAAAGTTCAAAAGTCATAATGCAAAAGGATATTTTTACTATTTCTTGCCCAAAAATATACGAGACAAAATGGGGGGTATAAAATGA
- a CDS encoding BREX system ATP-binding domain-containing protein: MQLIEHRTYGKGKILRERYGGFELYVEFEDGIRRWVRKDEVRFLSEAPILVKHKHTKRVLSEKQFKARQIIEALRLGIVPHEYVEEFTFGREEEINEIKKWLNNEQDGTFIIRGDYGSGKTHLLEYIYSISLNNNWMVSLVEIGRNENPFFRPYQIYQQIIKNIKWKKNGKYLGFRDFIREVINSNKSPYLENHIYFKKLIDEFKKRNTWLYQRLSEEIIWEWIEGEYNWYRPSLYKSGTAANIYCYILNGISWAAYEILKMRGFLILFDEAENISEYDYKYQSEKGMNFIKGIILLSNNFNLLLTEKIENLKGKNTGLTYCGFPRNNPIRFAWKLPSHLKVLFAFTPIWDYKNKIDIGVISNDAFKELLNKIIKYYKDAYEDISINYNSELLFDKIPNDKTRKFIKGVVEVLDLIRFYPNKSMEELLR, translated from the coding sequence ATGCAGTTGATAGAGCACAGAACTTACGGAAAAGGAAAAATACTGCGGGAGAGATATGGGGGATTTGAGCTATATGTAGAATTCGAGGATGGAATTAGGAGATGGGTAAGAAAAGATGAAGTTAGATTCTTATCAGAAGCCCCTATTCTGGTTAAACATAAACATACAAAACGAGTGCTTTCTGAAAAACAATTTAAAGCAAGACAAATAATTGAAGCTTTAAGATTGGGTATCGTTCCTCATGAATACGTGGAGGAATTTACATTTGGACGTGAAGAAGAAATAAACGAAATAAAAAAGTGGCTTAATAATGAACAGGATGGGACATTTATAATCCGGGGTGATTATGGTTCTGGAAAAACACATCTTCTAGAATATATATATTCTATTTCTCTTAATAATAATTGGATGGTTTCACTCGTGGAAATAGGTCGTAATGAAAATCCATTTTTCAGACCGTATCAAATATATCAGCAGATTATAAAGAACATCAAATGGAAGAAGAATGGTAAATATCTAGGATTTCGTGATTTTATAAGAGAAGTGATAAACAGTAACAAATCCCCATATTTGGAAAACCACATATATTTTAAAAAGCTCATTGACGAATTTAAAAAGAGAAATACTTGGTTATATCAACGATTAAGTGAAGAAATTATCTGGGAATGGATTGAGGGAGAATATAATTGGTATCGTCCATCTCTATATAAATCTGGGACGGCAGCTAATATATATTGTTATATTTTGAATGGAATCTCATGGGCAGCATATGAAATTCTAAAAATGAGAGGTTTTTTAATATTATTTGATGAAGCAGAGAATATAAGTGAGTATGACTACAAATATCAGTCTGAAAAAGGGATGAACTTTATTAAAGGAATTATACTTTTGTCAAATAACTTCAATTTACTTTTAACTGAGAAAATAGAAAACTTGAAAGGAAAAAATACGGGATTAACTTATTGTGGTTTTCCAAGAAATAATCCGATTAGGTTTGCTTGGAAGCTACCGTCCCATTTAAAAGTTTTATTTGCTTTTACACCTATATGGGATTATAAAAATAAGATCGACATTGGTGTAATTAGCAATGATGCATTTAAAGAGCTATTAAATAAAATAATTAAATATTACAAAGATGCATATGAAGACATCAGTATAAACTATAACTCGGAACTATTATTTGATAAGATACCCAACGACAAAACTCGCAAATTTATAAAAGGAGTTGTGGAGGTTCTTGATCTTATACGTTTTTATCCAAATAAATCAATGGAGGAGTTACTAAGATGA
- a CDS encoding BREX system ATP-binding domain-containing protein, which yields MNDIDPNVARKIIEIVGGQGNPPEYGFQFFTAGLDIYLDTIDEEYLRSFIREGGSAFKMVIGIYGGGKTHFLYSIRERAWNYNYITSFIMLSPEQTPFHKLEQVYKSIVTNLVYPQKPKKLLTGYDRGIEAVIKKWYGEKYQELSKRLSGDAVLRELHTYASSLGPYESTSFRNAVKEAFIALSEKREEDFTLIMQWLKGENPPKNMLKDFKIFEKIDKSTAFKMIRSLVQWIREIGYSGVIVLMDEAEQTPSMSSKQKGLLLNNLRELIDECGHANFKNTMWFYAVPDENFLEGHSQIYEALRQRVATIFDTEINPTGVKIYLDNIPIEPVELLKEIGQKLARIYEIAYSIKFDDNVLKETIKNIAEAAYKRKLEIGYKRLFVQDIIKTFHKLRKTGKTVTPEDIGMG from the coding sequence ATGAACGATATAGATCCCAATGTAGCAAGAAAGATTATAGAGATAGTGGGAGGTCAAGGAAATCCGCCAGAGTACGGATTCCAGTTTTTTACAGCGGGACTGGACATCTATTTGGATACGATAGATGAGGAATATCTTAGAAGTTTCATAAGAGAGGGTGGTTCAGCATTTAAAATGGTAATTGGCATATATGGTGGTGGAAAAACACATTTTTTATATAGTATCAGAGAAAGGGCTTGGAATTACAATTACATAACATCTTTCATAATGCTGAGTCCTGAACAAACACCATTTCACAAATTAGAGCAAGTGTATAAATCCATAGTGACAAACTTAGTTTATCCACAAAAGCCCAAAAAACTTTTGACTGGCTACGATAGAGGCATAGAAGCCGTTATAAAAAAGTGGTATGGTGAGAAATACCAAGAGCTCTCAAAAAGATTGTCTGGTGACGCTGTATTAAGGGAACTACATACCTACGCATCATCATTAGGACCTTATGAAAGCACAAGCTTTAGAAATGCTGTGAAGGAGGCGTTTATAGCTTTATCTGAAAAACGTGAAGAAGATTTTACGCTAATAATGCAGTGGTTGAAAGGCGAAAACCCTCCTAAAAATATGTTGAAAGACTTTAAAATTTTTGAAAAGATAGACAAAAGCACCGCTTTTAAAATGATTCGATCTCTTGTCCAGTGGATACGAGAAATAGGGTATTCGGGAGTTATTGTTTTAATGGACGAAGCCGAGCAAACACCAAGCATGTCTTCTAAACAAAAAGGTCTTCTTTTAAATAATTTAAGGGAGCTAATAGATGAATGCGGACATGCCAATTTCAAGAATACTATGTGGTTCTATGCAGTACCTGATGAAAATTTTCTTGAAGGGCATTCACAAATTTATGAAGCTTTACGACAGAGAGTTGCTACGATTTTTGATACAGAAATAAACCCAACTGGAGTTAAAATATACCTTGATAACATCCCGATTGAACCCGTTGAACTTTTAAAAGAGATAGGTCAAAAATTAGCCAGAATCTATGAAATAGCCTATAGTATAAAATTTGATGACAATGTGCTTAAGGAAACAATAAAGAACATTGCTGAAGCAGCTTATAAGAGAAAGCTGGAAATTGGATATAAAAGGCTATTTGTCCAGGACATAATTAAAACCTTCCATAAATTACGCAAAACGGGAAAAACCGTTACACCTGAAGACATAGGTATGGGATAG
- a CDS encoding SDR family NAD(P)-dependent oxidoreductase, which yields MDLKGKVALVTGGDRGIGRAITLALAERGCNVAINYRKNDEDAERTKGLAERYGVRAMTVQFDVSNRNEVKEGVKRIVDHFGRIDILVNNAGVLGDKHKFSEIDDEEWDHVLNVNLKGAFIVTQEAVKYIKKGKIVNLASIAGRNGGTVGVHYASSKAGIIGLTFALASQLAPNILVNAVAPGPVDTDLLSEEKKEQLSKLTPLGRVARPEEIAHAVVFLLENDYMNGTVVDINGGRYML from the coding sequence GTGGATCTGAAAGGGAAGGTCGCCCTCGTAACCGGGGGAGATAGAGGAATTGGAAGGGCCATAACGCTGGCACTGGCAGAGAGGGGATGCAATGTGGCCATAAATTACAGGAAAAATGATGAAGATGCCGAGAGAACAAAGGGCCTGGCTGAGAGATATGGGGTTAGGGCAATGACCGTCCAGTTTGATGTATCAAACAGGAATGAGGTTAAAGAAGGTGTGAAGAGGATAGTTGATCATTTTGGCAGGATTGATATCCTAGTCAACAACGCGGGCGTACTTGGAGATAAGCACAAATTCAGCGAGATAGATGATGAAGAGTGGGATCACGTGCTCAACGTGAACCTTAAGGGTGCATTCATTGTAACCCAGGAAGCGGTAAAGTATATAAAGAAGGGAAAAATAGTAAATCTGGCTTCAATAGCCGGCAGGAACGGAGGGACTGTTGGGGTGCACTATGCATCTTCCAAGGCAGGAATAATCGGGCTCACGTTTGCACTCGCATCCCAGCTTGCACCCAATATACTGGTGAATGCTGTTGCTCCAGGACCTGTGGATACGGATCTTTTGAGTGAGGAGAAGAAGGAACAGCTCTCAAAACTCACACCCCTCGGAAGAGTGGCCAGGCCTGAGGAGATAGCCCACGCGGTGGTATTCCTGCTCGAAAACGATTACATGAACGGCACAGTGGTGGACATAAACGGAGGCAGGTACATGCTTTGA
- a CDS encoding thioredoxin family protein, whose amino-acid sequence MGYIRDEDKKYLKGEFDKNLKKDVYLLVFVGDNCQYCSVASAIAQEVAELHPLIHFEEHRVGDDLAQEYGLEHAPTVVITDKDRYGGRIRYVGLPSGYEFSSMIEDIVDVSRRTAEVSEEVRMKLEKIDKPVIIQIFVTPTCPYCPRAVRTAHRFAILNENVTGEMVEAMEFPEWADRWKVMSVPHIVINEDVQFIGAYPDEQYIDYVVQAYEKTR is encoded by the coding sequence ATGGGATATATAAGGGATGAAGATAAAAAATATCTGAAGGGAGAGTTCGATAAAAACTTGAAAAAGGATGTTTACCTCCTCGTGTTTGTGGGTGATAACTGTCAGTACTGCAGCGTGGCTTCTGCCATTGCCCAGGAGGTTGCTGAACTGCACCCACTGATTCATTTTGAGGAGCACAGAGTTGGGGATGATCTTGCTCAGGAATACGGTCTTGAGCACGCTCCAACCGTTGTGATCACCGATAAGGATAGGTATGGTGGCCGCATAAGGTATGTGGGCCTCCCCTCTGGATACGAGTTCTCTTCGATGATCGAGGACATCGTTGATGTGTCACGCAGAACCGCAGAGGTCAGCGAGGAGGTCAGAATGAAACTTGAGAAGATAGATAAACCTGTTATAATTCAGATATTTGTCACTCCCACCTGCCCGTACTGTCCCAGGGCGGTGCGCACGGCCCACAGATTTGCCATATTGAATGAGAATGTGACTGGCGAGATGGTTGAGGCCATGGAGTTCCCCGAGTGGGCCGATAGGTGGAAGGTTATGAGCGTGCCCCATATCGTTATAAATGAGGATGTGCAGTTCATAGGTGCGTATCCTGATGAGCAGTACATAGATTACGTTGTTCAGGCCTATGAGAAGACGAGGTGA
- a CDS encoding NAD(P)/FAD-dependent oxidoreductase has protein sequence MNFGFVLPTGARESKDVDLAIIGGGPAGLSAGIYATRAGLEAIIIDKGNAGGLAEEAPFVENYLGFKGIKGEELVKEFKEHAMDYLEISERNEVRDITRDGEVFHIKAEKGEYNARSIIFATGTTHKTLGVPGEREFFGKGVSYCVTCDGYFFRGKKVAVIGGGNSGAIAAIYLKDIGVEPVVLEYMPHYMCEKAYQNIIDERGISYLTNVQVTSIEGSDNVERVVYKDRATGEEHSVEVDGVFIYVGLIPISDLAKKLGVETDSRGYIKVDLNMRTNVPRIYAAGDVTGHAGQIIIAAGQGALAALSAYEDLMLH, from the coding sequence ATGAATTTTGGATTTGTGCTTCCCACGGGGGCCAGGGAAAGCAAGGATGTGGACCTTGCCATAATTGGAGGCGGTCCTGCGGGTCTAAGCGCGGGAATATACGCTACCCGTGCGGGACTTGAAGCCATAATAATCGATAAGGGCAATGCCGGAGGCCTTGCAGAGGAGGCACCGTTTGTGGAGAACTACCTCGGATTCAAGGGAATAAAGGGAGAGGAACTTGTCAAAGAGTTTAAGGAGCATGCTATGGACTATCTTGAGATTTCTGAGAGAAACGAGGTGAGGGATATAACAAGGGATGGTGAGGTATTCCACATAAAGGCAGAGAAGGGAGAGTACAATGCCAGGTCAATAATATTCGCCACGGGAACGACCCACAAAACCCTGGGTGTGCCTGGTGAGAGGGAGTTTTTCGGAAAGGGGGTATCCTACTGCGTTACCTGCGATGGATATTTCTTTAGAGGCAAGAAGGTGGCAGTTATAGGCGGTGGCAATTCGGGAGCAATAGCGGCCATATACCTCAAGGATATTGGTGTTGAACCTGTGGTGCTTGAGTACATGCCCCATTACATGTGCGAAAAGGCATACCAGAATATAATTGATGAGAGGGGCATATCCTACCTCACAAACGTCCAGGTCACCTCCATTGAGGGAAGCGATAATGTTGAAAGGGTTGTTTACAAGGATCGGGCCACTGGGGAAGAGCATAGTGTGGAGGTTGATGGAGTATTCATATACGTGGGTCTGATACCCATAAGCGATCTCGCCAAGAAACTCGGAGTTGAAACGGATTCAAGGGGCTACATAAAGGTGGATTTGAATATGCGCACAAATGTGCCACGCATCTATGCTGCTGGAGATGTGACGGGCCATGCGGGGCAGATAATCATAGCCGCAGGGCAGGGAGCTCTGGCAGCCTTGAGCGCATATGAGGATTTAATGCTTCATTAA
- the eif1A gene encoding translation initiation factor eIF-1A: MSEEVTRVPLPDRNKGEMFGIVDKILGGSRMIVMCADGKSRMARIPGKIKRRMWIKEGDLVVIRPWDFQDEKADVIYRYTRTQASYLSRNGKLPELLDVFGK, from the coding sequence GTGAGTGAAGAGGTAACGAGAGTTCCGCTGCCCGATCGGAACAAGGGTGAGATGTTTGGCATAGTTGACAAAATATTGGGCGGTTCCAGGATGATAGTTATGTGCGCAGATGGCAAGTCCAGAATGGCTCGCATACCCGGGAAGATAAAGAGGAGAATGTGGATCAAGGAGGGGGATCTTGTAGTAATAAGGCCATGGGATTTTCAGGATGAGAAGGCCGATGTTATTTACCGTTATACAAGAACTCAGGCAAGTTATCTGAGCAGAAACGGAAAGCTTCCTGAGCTTCTGGATGTGTTCGGGAAATGA
- a CDS encoding serine protein kinase RIO has product MREDIEDFLYEKILPYRREKREKGMEDRKTYDGVFDRRTLLAFYKLLKRGTIKEVEFPISTGKEGDVFRGIGKEGYIAIKVYRMTTANYRGLSRFIDGDDRFAHLHKTKDTIILIWAQKEFRNLKDYRDGGVNVPGPVDRWKNIIVMDYIGDDSMPAPLLKDVMESVKKEMVYEIIQEMKKMYDVGLVHGDLSEYNILVWGDRPYIIDVAQAVPLDHPLADELLLRDMKNMVRVFKKLGVNMSVKELAREVGVV; this is encoded by the coding sequence ATGAGAGAGGATATTGAGGATTTTCTCTATGAGAAGATTCTACCGTACCGCAGGGAAAAAAGGGAAAAGGGAATGGAGGATAGGAAAACCTACGATGGTGTATTTGACAGGCGTACTCTTCTTGCATTTTACAAACTTCTCAAGAGGGGCACCATAAAGGAGGTTGAATTTCCCATATCCACAGGTAAGGAGGGTGATGTTTTCAGGGGCATAGGCAAGGAGGGATACATTGCCATAAAGGTTTACAGGATGACCACCGCAAATTATCGTGGGCTTTCAAGGTTCATAGATGGAGATGACCGATTTGCCCACCTTCACAAGACGAAGGACACCATAATCCTTATCTGGGCCCAGAAGGAGTTCAGGAATTTGAAGGATTACAGAGATGGGGGGGTGAATGTACCCGGACCAGTTGACAGGTGGAAGAACATAATAGTTATGGACTACATAGGCGATGATAGCATGCCCGCACCGCTCCTGAAGGATGTGATGGAAAGTGTTAAAAAGGAGATGGTATACGAGATAATTCAAGAGATGAAGAAAATGTACGATGTGGGCCTGGTTCATGGGGATCTGAGCGAGTACAACATCCTTGTATGGGGTGATAGGCCATACATAATAGATGTGGCTCAGGCGGTACCGCTTGATCACCCATTGGCGGATGAACTCCTGCTCAGGGATATGAAGAATATGGTCCGTGTGTTCAAAAAATTGGGTGTGAATATGAGCGTTAAAGAACTGGCCCGTGAGGTAGGAGTGGTATAA
- a CDS encoding pre-rRNA-processing protein PNO1, whose product MMYVKIPKSRIGALIGKNGEVKKRVESISGVKMEIDSREGDVVIDESSGDPLMALKVRDFVMAVGRGFSPERAWRIFNEDVYFEVIDIKEFAGKRESRIRVLRGRIIGKNGKTRRIIEELSGASLSIYGYSVAIIGSYTQIETAKHAVEMLLRGSKHATIYHYLEKKRRENKYRALDYYYIQ is encoded by the coding sequence ATGATGTACGTAAAAATTCCAAAATCGAGAATAGGCGCTTTGATCGGAAAGAATGGGGAAGTAAAGAAAAGAGTTGAGAGCATATCGGGGGTAAAGATGGAGATAGATTCCAGAGAGGGGGATGTGGTGATAGATGAATCCTCAGGTGATCCGCTTATGGCCCTGAAGGTAAGAGATTTCGTTATGGCGGTGGGGCGCGGATTTTCTCCAGAGCGTGCATGGCGCATATTCAACGAAGATGTTTACTTTGAGGTAATTGATATCAAAGAGTTTGCAGGAAAGAGAGAGAGCAGGATCCGTGTTCTCAGGGGCAGAATAATAGGTAAAAATGGGAAGACAAGGAGAATAATAGAAGAGCTGAGCGGTGCATCCCTTTCCATCTACGGTTACTCCGTGGCCATAATTGGAAGTTATACCCAGATTGAAACGGCCAAGCATGCAGTTGAGATGCTCCTTCGTGGAAGCAAGCATGCAACAATCTATCACTATCTTGAGAAGAAAAGGCGCGAGAACAAATACCGCGCACTGGATTACTATTATATCCAGTGA
- a CDS encoding cation:proton antiporter: MSINDFLFSLILLIFLGRVLGLLFVRYKFQSMIGEVLGGVLLSPLFLGFLYPNEILRIFSQFGIIMIMLLSGLLTDFRAFNEHKYKSILIGVLGVVFSMAIIFAILHIFGVSLEASLFISVILSNTAVEVCANILIKSKVSKDIQAVIMGASFVDDIVAVFLIGVVGSITLGSEITLASILVLSLSVIAFLVVFLILVPYLLERYQVIDKLIGSGPQREKVLLTFTILFSLLLGLIAQYTGLQVVIGAYIAGLIIGKWGSKVGPMLRRRVAYEDLIGDIEPFSHALFTPLFFGYVGLSLGNVLAEFGITWEMGLLVITLTIGALAGKWLGCGTGAYLSKIDMKESHFVGIAMGGRGALELVLLSLGYQNGIINGALFASVVLVTLLTVIITPILLSIYEKRLMASL; this comes from the coding sequence ATGAGCATAAACGACTTTCTCTTCTCTCTGATTCTCCTCATCTTTCTTGGCCGTGTACTCGGTTTGCTCTTCGTTAGGTACAAGTTTCAGAGCATGATTGGCGAAGTTCTCGGCGGGGTACTCTTGAGTCCCCTATTTCTCGGGTTTCTCTATCCCAATGAAATTCTGAGGATATTCAGTCAGTTTGGTATAATTATGATCATGCTTCTCTCTGGCTTGCTCACAGATTTTCGTGCATTCAATGAGCACAAGTACAAGAGCATACTGATAGGTGTACTGGGTGTTGTTTTTTCAATGGCCATAATTTTTGCGATTTTACATATTTTCGGCGTGAGTTTGGAAGCATCTCTTTTTATAAGCGTTATCCTGTCAAACACGGCTGTGGAGGTCTGTGCCAACATACTGATCAAGAGCAAAGTTTCGAAGGACATTCAGGCCGTCATAATGGGGGCCAGCTTTGTTGACGATATAGTGGCTGTTTTTCTTATTGGGGTTGTGGGCTCTATTACCCTTGGCTCTGAGATAACCCTGGCATCAATACTCGTTCTGTCATTAAGCGTAATAGCGTTTTTGGTCGTTTTCCTTATACTTGTGCCCTATCTCCTTGAACGCTATCAGGTGATAGATAAACTGATCGGCAGTGGCCCGCAACGGGAGAAGGTTCTTTTGACCTTTACCATACTCTTTTCTCTGCTTCTTGGTCTGATAGCCCAGTACACTGGGCTCCAGGTTGTAATTGGTGCCTATATAGCGGGTCTGATAATTGGAAAATGGGGCTCTAAGGTTGGGCCAATGCTGCGGAGACGGGTTGCCTACGAAGATCTTATTGGGGATATTGAGCCATTTTCCCATGCCCTTTTTACACCTCTGTTCTTCGGATATGTGGGCCTGAGTCTGGGTAACGTGCTTGCAGAGTTTGGCATCACCTGGGAGATGGGATTGTTGGTGATTACCCTGACTATCGGGGCACTCGCAGGTAAATGGCTTGGTTGTGGAACTGGGGCATATCTCTCAAAAATTGATATGAAGGAATCCCATTTTGTTGGTATTGCAATGGGTGGTCGTGGGGCATTGGAGTTGGTGCTTCTATCTCTGGGATATCAGAATGGAATAATCAACGGAGCCCTATTTGCCTCAGTGGTGCTCGTGACTTTGCTCACGGTGATAATAACGCCCATTCTTCTGTCCATCTACGAGAAAAGGCTCATGGCTTCCCTTTAG
- a CDS encoding DUF99 family protein, whose protein sequence is MKKHIRALGIDDSYFVPHIPGEVDLIGVVLRAPNYLEGMLRRKIGVDALDSTDSIIDMLNSKYGRQIKVVFLQGITFGGFNIVDIERIWREREVPVIVISRKNPDLRAIEYALRKHFEDWEYRMNLLRKHKIEMIQNGEFEIYVQRAGISMDEARRVISSFTLRGAIPEPLRVAHLIASALHFGESKGKP, encoded by the coding sequence ATGAAGAAACACATAAGGGCTCTCGGTATAGACGATTCCTATTTCGTTCCCCACATTCCGGGTGAGGTTGATCTTATCGGCGTGGTTTTGAGAGCCCCAAACTACCTTGAAGGCATGCTGAGAAGGAAAATAGGGGTGGATGCCCTTGATTCAACCGATTCAATCATTGACATGCTTAACTCAAAGTACGGGAGACAGATAAAGGTGGTCTTTCTGCAGGGCATAACCTTCGGCGGGTTCAACATAGTTGACATAGAAAGAATATGGAGAGAAAGAGAAGTCCCCGTAATTGTGATATCCAGAAAAAATCCAGATTTGAGAGCCATAGAATATGCACTTAGAAAGCATTTTGAGGACTGGGAATACAGAATGAATTTGTTGAGAAAGCACAAAATTGAAATGATCCAAAATGGAGAATTTGAGATATATGTGCAGCGTGCGGGTATTTCCATGGATGAGGCAAGGAGAGTAATTAGCTCGTTCACCCTCCGTGGCGCAATTCCAGAGCCTTTGAGAGTTGCACACCTCATCGCCTCTGCCCTGCACTTTGGTGAATCTAAAGGGAAGCCATGA
- the pth2 gene encoding peptidyl-tRNA hydrolase Pth2 — protein sequence MKYKMVIVVREDLKLSCGKLAVQVAHAAVECTLKSKKQKNPYLEEWVREGQKKVVVKAKTLRDLYELEFKAKTLGIVTSLIKDAGLTEVPPGTITCLGIGPAPEETINKVTGNLPLL from the coding sequence ATGAAATATAAAATGGTGATTGTGGTAAGGGAGGATCTCAAACTCTCGTGCGGCAAACTAGCGGTTCAGGTGGCCCATGCGGCCGTAGAATGCACCTTAAAATCCAAGAAGCAGAAAAACCCGTATCTGGAAGAATGGGTGAGGGAGGGACAGAAGAAGGTTGTTGTGAAGGCAAAGACTCTTCGGGACCTCTATGAACTTGAATTCAAGGCGAAAACACTTGGGATCGTGACATCTCTAATAAAAGATGCGGGACTCACCGAAGTGCCCCCCGGAACGATCACATGCCTTGGGATAGGCCCTGCCCCAGAGGAAACAATTAATAAGGTCACGGGCAATTTACCCCTGTTATGA